A stretch of the Dyella telluris genome encodes the following:
- a CDS encoding type IV pilus twitching motility protein PilT yields MDIAELLAFSVKNKASDLHLSAGLPPMIRVDGDVRRINIPALDHKQVHSLIYDIMSDKQRRDYEEFLEVDFSFEIPGLARFRVNSFNQNRGAGAVFRTIPSEVLTLEDLAAPPIFRELIEQPQGLILVTGPTGSGKSTTLAAMVDHINKNEYGHILTIEDPIEFVHTSQKCLINQREVHRDTHGFNEALRSALREDPDYVLVGELRDLETIRLALTAAETGHLVFGTLHTSSAAKTIDRIIDVFPSGEKPMVRSMLSESLRAVISQSLLKKVGGGRIAAHEIMVGIPAIRNLIREDKVAQMYSSIQTGQQYGMQTLDQNLQDLVKRGLVTRQQAMGYARNKDIFKG; encoded by the coding sequence TTCGGACTTGCATTTGTCCGCCGGCCTGCCGCCGATGATCCGCGTTGACGGCGACGTGCGCCGCATCAACATTCCTGCGCTGGACCACAAGCAGGTCCACTCGCTGATCTACGACATCATGTCGGACAAGCAGCGCCGCGACTACGAGGAATTCCTCGAGGTGGACTTCTCGTTCGAGATTCCCGGCCTCGCGCGCTTCCGCGTCAATTCGTTCAACCAGAACCGTGGCGCGGGCGCGGTGTTCCGTACCATTCCCTCCGAAGTGCTCACGCTGGAGGATCTCGCCGCGCCGCCGATCTTCCGCGAGCTGATCGAGCAGCCGCAGGGACTGATCCTGGTGACCGGGCCGACCGGTTCGGGCAAGTCGACCACGCTGGCGGCGATGGTGGACCACATCAACAAGAACGAATACGGCCATATCCTCACCATCGAGGATCCGATCGAATTCGTGCACACCTCGCAGAAGTGCCTGATCAACCAGCGTGAAGTGCATCGCGATACGCACGGCTTCAACGAAGCACTGCGTTCAGCGCTTCGCGAAGATCCGGACTACGTGCTGGTGGGCGAGTTGCGCGACCTGGAGACCATCCGCCTGGCGCTGACCGCCGCGGAAACCGGCCACCTGGTGTTCGGCACGCTGCATACCAGCTCGGCCGCCAAGACCATTGACCGCATCATCGACGTGTTCCCCTCCGGCGAAAAGCCGATGGTGCGCTCGATGCTGTCCGAATCGCTGCGTGCCGTGATTTCGCAGTCGCTGCTGAAAAAGGTGGGCGGCGGCCGTATTGCGGCGCACGAGATCATGGTGGGCATTCCGGCCATCCGCAACCTGATCCGCGAGGACAAGGTGGCGCAGATGTACTCGTCCATCCAGACCGGCCAGCAGTACGGCATGCAGACGCTCGACCAGAACCTGCAGGACCTGGTGAAGCGTGGCCTGGTGACGCGCCAGCAGGCGATGGGCTACGCGCGCAACAAGGATATCTTCAAGGGTTAA
- a CDS encoding PilT/PilU family type 4a pilus ATPase, with translation MSDFDFTSFLKLMVHKKASDLFITAGVPPSMKVQGRVVPITQSPLSVQQSRDMVLNVMTPSQREEFEKTHECQFAISAQGVGRFRVSCFYQRNCVGMVLRRIESKIPTIEELSLPPVIKQLAMTKRGIIIFVGGTGTGKSTSLASMIGYRNANSTGHIITIEDPIEYVHKHEGCIITQRELGIDTDSWENALKNTLRQAPDVIMIGEVRTRETMEHAINFSETGHLCLCTLHANNANQAMDRILHFFPEDRRSQLFMDLSLNLKGVVAQQLIPTPDGKARRVAVEVLLGTPLVQDYIRQGEIHKLKEVMKESTNLGMKTFDQSLVELYHAGEISYEDALRHADSSNEVRLRIKLAQGGDAHTLSQGLDGVELEETKDSNTFGGGMLHR, from the coding sequence ATGAGCGACTTCGATTTCACCTCCTTCCTCAAGTTGATGGTGCACAAGAAGGCGTCCGACCTTTTCATCACGGCAGGCGTGCCGCCGTCGATGAAGGTGCAGGGCCGCGTTGTGCCGATCACGCAGAGCCCGCTGTCGGTGCAGCAATCGCGCGACATGGTGCTCAACGTCATGACGCCCTCGCAGCGCGAGGAGTTCGAAAAGACCCACGAGTGCCAGTTCGCCATCTCGGCGCAGGGCGTGGGCCGCTTCCGCGTGTCGTGCTTCTACCAGCGCAACTGCGTCGGCATGGTGCTGCGCCGGATCGAGTCGAAGATCCCGACCATTGAAGAGCTGAGCCTGCCGCCGGTCATCAAGCAATTGGCGATGACCAAGCGCGGCATCATCATCTTCGTCGGCGGTACCGGCACGGGTAAGTCCACCTCGCTGGCCTCGATGATCGGTTACCGCAACGCCAACTCCACCGGCCACATCATCACCATCGAAGACCCCATCGAATACGTGCACAAGCACGAGGGCTGCATCATCACGCAGCGCGAGCTGGGCATCGATACCGATAGCTGGGAAAACGCGCTGAAGAACACGCTGCGTCAGGCACCCGACGTCATCATGATCGGCGAAGTGCGTACGCGTGAAACGATGGAACACGCGATCAACTTCTCCGAAACGGGCCACCTGTGCCTGTGCACGCTGCACGCCAACAACGCCAACCAGGCAATGGACCGCATCCTGCACTTCTTCCCGGAAGATCGCCGCTCGCAGCTGTTCATGGACCTGTCGCTGAACCTGAAGGGCGTGGTGGCGCAGCAGCTGATCCCCACGCCCGATGGCAAGGCGCGTCGCGTGGCGGTGGAAGTGCTGCTGGGCACGCCGCTGGTGCAGGACTACATTCGCCAGGGCGAGATCCACAAGCTCAAGGAAGTGATGAAGGAATCCACCAACCTCGGCATGAAGACCTTCGACCAGAGCCTGGTCGAGCTCTACCACGCGGGCGAGATCTCCTACGAGGATGCCCTGCGTCACGCCGACAGCTCCAACGAAGTGCGCTTGCGCATCAAGCTCGCCCAGGGCGGTGATGCGCATACGCTCTCGCAGGGCCTGGATGGCGTGGAGCTGGAGGAAACGAAGGACTCCAATACCTTCGGCGGCGGCATGCTGCACCGCTGA
- a CDS encoding BON domain-containing protein — MRTNNLLRKALIAAGLVTALSALPFAQVAAQSAPAQQQAQDAAAQRQAQDAAMQQQQQAQDSAMHDKSNRTVAGKTDDTWITTKVKSELATTNGIKSNDITVSTTDGVVSLTGTAGSTKEKTKVEQIAKKVKGVKSVDASGLTVSDTAK, encoded by the coding sequence ATGCGTACGAACAACCTTCTTCGCAAGGCGTTGATCGCCGCTGGGCTGGTGACTGCCCTCTCGGCCCTGCCATTCGCCCAGGTCGCCGCCCAGAGTGCACCCGCACAACAACAGGCTCAGGATGCAGCAGCGCAACGCCAGGCCCAGGACGCCGCCATGCAGCAGCAGCAACAGGCGCAGGATTCCGCCATGCATGACAAGAGCAACCGGACCGTTGCGGGCAAGACCGACGACACGTGGATCACCACCAAGGTGAAGTCAGAGCTTGCCACCACCAACGGCATCAAGAGCAATGACATTACCGTGTCGACCACGGACGGCGTGGTCAGCCTGACGGGCACCGCCGGCAGCACCAAGGAAAAGACCAAGGTCGAACAGATCGCCAAGAAAGTGAAAGGCGTGAAAAGCGTCGACGCCAGCGGCCTGACGGTCAGCGATACCGCGAAGTAA
- a CDS encoding autotransporter domain-containing protein yields the protein MTHHRQAPLWHLHVDRPLQAEPYLMTKNKSSRGVHACTRDRLLRSLLSVAIVSSLAVARGVIAAPSGFTSPDLSLSASTGAPTSIMGQVGDPASWRSPEFLADWGLSAIGADHAYARGLTGAGVVVGVFDSGTFAGHPEFAGDGKVSVLTLGNPSCATYPRVVLGGCFYSIGDQLLTKVTVEAGGDASTSTLTYDTHGTHVAGTVAANRNGQGMQGVAFASRLVIGTALADKYEELSVDAEGEAVVKLKGASPEPDRQDIIDYYNQLSQQHVRVTNHSFGVPTKKTDTLDDMRKIYLANQAFLDAYADGSIKHGILTIFAAGNDSGAIADIYAGLPAFRPDAEPYWLSVVNVRQDGSGSYSIDPSSSICAYTQRWCVSAPGAEIYSTVDTNAKESPAPEVEGSGTAADPYSYTLPDHTGVAGYANETGTSMAAPHVTGALALLFERYPYLTAPQVRDVLLTTATPLGPADIYGWGLINLAKAIDGPGQFLDDTVVTMNQPAGGAKVWQGDAWDDWSNDIAGPGRLTKAGIGWLRLSGDNTFGGATVADGILELNGANQLAGALDVDGGELLLNGSLHDMQWQINDGLGVVSATGALDNTTVNVQGGAMSFNGTQLGGSTLVGAGGFLNGTGYLSDTRVEGTFAPGNPGGTLTVNGDYAQTGSATFIALLAPGGISNRLSVTGTAALDGGLQVAYAQGRYLLGDRFNIIEAKSGVQGQFASVEGGELSTFLKFVADYRASGVDIAVARAAGLITAAATPNQRAVAASADALPFWQGLPRPLTQLLPEQVPEALDALSGDLYASLPMVLIENSRWVRDAALNRAKDALVPLDAHATTGFWVQASSGNSLLRGNANAALAQTSGDGWLVGFDHAFEQDWLLGIVGGVGHARTNQGNERDAKATMRNRSLSAYMGKGWGSWSLRAGLGYAHNRIESERGVSSPGFSDRLSARYHASTRQGFVEGAYAFRGNQWSLEPYLQYARVGVSTDGIQESGGPAALHGNVGAAWSNFATLGMRYDLGTMPAQRDWMHLRAGLGYRYASGDLSKRAYMAWNGGDIFGVSGAPIARNAMVAELGVMFQLTPHQQLELGGSGQYGGSAQDYGANARWTLQF from the coding sequence ATGACACATCACCGCCAGGCACCTCTTTGGCACCTCCACGTTGATCGCCCATTACAAGCTGAGCCTTACCTCATGACCAAAAATAAATCGTCTCGCGGCGTGCATGCCTGCACCCGCGATCGTCTGCTGCGCTCGTTGCTGTCCGTTGCCATCGTCAGCAGTCTTGCTGTGGCGCGTGGTGTCATTGCGGCGCCATCCGGATTCACTTCACCTGATCTTTCGTTATCGGCATCGACCGGCGCGCCGACGTCGATCATGGGCCAGGTCGGCGATCCCGCCAGTTGGCGCAGCCCGGAATTTCTGGCGGATTGGGGCTTGTCGGCCATCGGTGCGGACCATGCCTATGCGCGCGGTTTGACGGGTGCGGGCGTGGTCGTTGGTGTCTTCGATTCGGGAACGTTCGCCGGACACCCTGAGTTTGCCGGCGACGGCAAGGTGTCCGTATTGACACTCGGCAACCCATCCTGCGCGACGTATCCGCGTGTTGTATTGGGCGGTTGCTTCTATTCCATTGGCGATCAACTGTTGACCAAGGTCACGGTAGAAGCAGGGGGCGATGCCTCCACCTCAACGCTGACGTACGACACCCACGGGACGCATGTGGCCGGCACCGTGGCGGCCAATCGCAACGGCCAGGGGATGCAGGGTGTGGCGTTTGCATCCAGGCTCGTCATCGGCACGGCCTTGGCCGATAAATATGAAGAGTTGTCCGTGGATGCGGAAGGTGAGGCAGTCGTAAAGCTGAAAGGGGCGAGCCCCGAGCCCGATCGCCAGGACATCATCGACTACTACAACCAGCTGAGCCAGCAGCATGTCCGCGTTACCAATCACTCATTTGGTGTACCCACCAAAAAGACGGATACGCTGGATGACATGCGCAAGATCTATCTTGCAAACCAGGCGTTCTTGGACGCCTATGCGGATGGCTCGATTAAGCACGGCATTCTCACGATCTTCGCAGCGGGCAACGATTCGGGGGCCATTGCCGACATTTACGCGGGACTTCCGGCCTTCCGTCCGGATGCAGAGCCCTATTGGCTGAGCGTGGTCAATGTGCGGCAGGACGGGAGCGGTTCGTACAGCATCGATCCCTCGTCCAGCATCTGTGCCTACACCCAGCGCTGGTGTGTATCGGCGCCGGGTGCGGAGATCTATTCCACGGTGGACACCAACGCCAAAGAATCGCCCGCTCCAGAAGTTGAAGGCAGCGGCACGGCGGCCGATCCCTACAGCTACACATTGCCGGACCATACGGGCGTTGCTGGTTATGCGAACGAAACCGGAACATCCATGGCGGCCCCTCACGTCACGGGTGCCCTGGCTCTGCTGTTCGAACGCTACCCCTATCTGACGGCGCCACAGGTACGCGATGTCCTGCTGACCACCGCCACGCCACTTGGGCCTGCCGACATTTATGGCTGGGGCCTGATCAACCTGGCCAAGGCCATCGATGGCCCCGGTCAGTTCCTCGATGACACCGTGGTCACCATGAATCAGCCTGCCGGTGGCGCCAAGGTATGGCAGGGCGATGCCTGGGACGACTGGTCCAACGACATCGCCGGCCCAGGCCGGCTGACCAAGGCCGGCATCGGCTGGTTGCGGCTGAGCGGCGACAACACCTTCGGTGGGGCAACCGTCGCCGATGGCATCCTGGAACTCAATGGCGCAAACCAGTTGGCGGGCGCGTTGGATGTCGATGGCGGCGAACTGCTGCTCAACGGCAGCCTTCATGACATGCAATGGCAGATCAACGATGGCCTGGGCGTGGTCAGTGCGACGGGCGCGTTGGACAACACCACCGTCAATGTCCAGGGTGGCGCCATGTCATTCAACGGCACCCAGCTGGGTGGCTCGACGTTGGTAGGTGCCGGTGGCTTCTTGAACGGTACCGGCTATCTCTCCGACACGCGCGTGGAAGGCACGTTTGCGCCAGGCAACCCGGGCGGAACATTGACCGTGAACGGTGATTACGCGCAGACCGGCAGCGCCACGTTCATCGCCTTGCTTGCACCCGGCGGTATCAGCAACCGGCTGTCCGTCACCGGTACGGCGGCGCTGGATGGCGGGCTGCAGGTGGCTTACGCGCAGGGACGCTATCTGCTGGGTGACCGGTTCAACATCATCGAAGCGAAGAGCGGCGTGCAGGGGCAGTTCGCGAGCGTCGAGGGTGGCGAGCTTTCCACGTTCCTGAAATTTGTCGCGGACTACCGCGCGTCGGGTGTGGATATCGCAGTGGCGCGCGCCGCGGGGTTGATCACGGCGGCCGCGACGCCCAACCAGCGTGCTGTGGCAGCAAGCGCTGATGCCTTGCCGTTCTGGCAGGGCTTGCCCCGTCCGTTGACGCAACTGCTTCCGGAGCAGGTGCCGGAGGCACTCGATGCGTTGAGCGGGGATCTCTATGCCAGTCTGCCGATGGTGCTGATCGAGAACAGTCGTTGGGTGCGCGACGCGGCGCTGAATCGTGCAAAGGATGCGCTGGTGCCGCTGGACGCCCATGCCACGACGGGCTTCTGGGTGCAGGCGTCGAGCGGCAACAGCTTGTTGCGAGGCAACGCGAATGCAGCGCTCGCGCAAACCAGTGGTGATGGCTGGCTGGTGGGCTTTGATCACGCCTTCGAGCAGGACTGGTTGCTGGGTATCGTGGGCGGCGTGGGGCATGCGCGCACCAATCAGGGTAACGAGCGCGATGCGAAGGCCACTATGCGGAATCGCTCCCTGAGTGCGTACATGGGCAAGGGGTGGGGTTCATGGAGCCTGCGCGCCGGCCTCGGCTATGCGCATAACCGCATCGAAAGCGAGCGGGGCGTGAGCTCTCCAGGGTTCAGCGATCGACTTTCCGCGCGTTACCACGCATCCACTCGCCAGGGTTTTGTCGAGGGCGCCTATGCCTTTCGGGGCAATCAATGGTCGCTGGAGCCTTACCTGCAATATGCCCGTGTCGGTGTGAGCACGGACGGTATCCAGGAGTCTGGTGGCCCGGCAGCGTTGCATGGAAACGTGGGGGCTGCATGGAGCAACTTCGCCACGCTGGGCATGCGCTATGACCTGGGAACGATGCCCGCCCAGCGGGACTGGATGCACCTGCGTGCGGGTCTTGGTTACCGCTACGCATCAGGCGATCTCAGCAAGCGCGCCTATATGGCCTGGAATGGCGGGGACATCTTTGGCGTGTCGGGAGCACCCATTGCCAGAAACGCGATGGTTGCGGAACTGGGCGTGATGTTTCAGCTCACGCCACATCAGCAGCTGGAGCTTGGCGGCAGCGGACAGTACGGCGGTTCCGCCCAGGACTACGGTGCGAATGCGCGCTGGACGCTGCAGTTCTGA
- a CDS encoding aspartate carbamoyltransferase catalytic subunit: MSSRLRHLTTLEHLPRETIERLLDRAETMRDGCAHGTRKLDLLNGRTILNLFFEPSTRTRTSFELAARRLGADVINFDIGFSSTSKGEALFDTLHTLEAMHLDAIVVRHKVSGTPEELVRHAMSGVSVINAGDGNRAHPTQGLLDVLTIRQHRPDFSKLIVVICGDVKHSRVARSDVHALKAMGVKEIRLCSPQALMPDPSEFPGCVLTDDFDAAVEGADVVITLRLQKERMAATDLPDEAAYFARYGLDNTRLARAAKGALVMHPGPLNRGIEIAPEVADGPQSRILEQVGNGVFVRMAVLAEVLGR; the protein is encoded by the coding sequence ATGAGCTCTCGCCTGCGCCACCTCACCACCCTGGAACACCTGCCGCGCGAGACCATCGAGCGCCTGCTCGACCGCGCCGAAACCATGCGCGACGGTTGCGCCCACGGCACGCGCAAGCTGGACCTGCTCAACGGCCGCACCATCCTCAACCTGTTCTTCGAACCGTCCACGCGCACGCGCACGTCGTTCGAACTGGCCGCGCGCCGCCTTGGCGCGGATGTCATCAACTTCGACATCGGGTTCTCGTCCACCAGCAAGGGCGAGGCGCTGTTCGACACGCTGCACACGCTGGAGGCCATGCACCTGGACGCCATCGTGGTGCGCCACAAGGTGTCGGGCACGCCCGAGGAACTGGTGCGCCACGCCATGAGCGGCGTTTCCGTGATCAACGCCGGCGACGGCAACCGCGCGCATCCCACCCAGGGCCTGCTGGACGTGCTGACCATCCGCCAGCACCGTCCCGACTTCAGCAAGCTCATCGTGGTGATCTGCGGCGACGTGAAGCATTCGCGCGTGGCCCGCTCCGACGTGCACGCGTTGAAGGCGATGGGCGTAAAGGAAATCCGCCTCTGCTCGCCGCAGGCACTGATGCCCGATCCCTCGGAATTTCCGGGTTGCGTGCTTACCGACGATTTCGATGCCGCCGTGGAAGGTGCCGACGTGGTGATTACGCTGCGCCTGCAGAAGGAGCGCATGGCGGCCACGGACCTGCCCGACGAAGCGGCCTATTTCGCCCGCTACGGCCTGGACAACACGCGGTTGGCCCGCGCGGCCAAGGGCGCACTGGTCATGCATCCGGGCCCGCTCAACCGCGGCATCGAGATTGCTCCGGAAGTGGCCGACGGCCCGCAGTCGCGCATCCTGGAACAGGTTGGCAACGGCGTGTTCGTGCGCATGGCGGTGCTGGCGGAAGTGCTGGGCCGCTAA
- the ruvX gene encoding Holliday junction resolvase RuvX has protein sequence MSCVFGFDVGSRLIGVAVGNRFTGSARGLAAIAVRDGEPDWSRLDALRKEWLPDTLVIGLPLTLDGEEQPASKRARRFAETVRQRYDLPIALTDERYSSQEAAQRFASARAAGLKKKSDAATIDAEAAAVILERWLASAPAGH, from the coding sequence ATGAGCTGTGTGTTCGGTTTCGATGTCGGCAGCCGCCTGATTGGCGTGGCTGTCGGCAACCGTTTCACGGGCAGCGCGCGTGGCCTTGCCGCCATCGCCGTGCGTGACGGCGAACCGGACTGGTCCCGGCTCGACGCGCTGCGCAAGGAATGGCTGCCCGACACGCTCGTGATCGGCCTGCCCCTGACACTGGACGGCGAAGAGCAACCCGCCAGCAAGCGCGCGCGCCGCTTCGCCGAGACGGTGCGCCAGCGCTACGATCTGCCCATTGCACTGACCGACGAGCGCTACAGCTCGCAGGAAGCCGCACAACGCTTCGCCAGCGCACGCGCGGCGGGGCTGAAGAAGAAAAGCGACGCCGCCACCATCGACGCCGAAGCCGCCGCCGTGATTCTGGAACGCTGGCTCGCTTCCGCACCCGCCGGACACTGA
- a CDS encoding YqgE/AlgH family protein, producing MANPHPQPSSLAGQFLIAMPSLAEPPFSRGVAFICQHDEDGAVGLLVNQLSEYRLGDVLAQMKLECNDLDLADAPVLIGGPVAQERGFVLHREPGHWESSYRINDEWSVTTSRDILIAMAHGEGPRLAMMALGYAGWSAGQLEQELKDNTWLTAEASERVVFHTPLEERWSAAAGLVGVDPLQLPGYAGHA from the coding sequence ATGGCCAATCCCCATCCCCAACCGTCGTCCCTGGCCGGTCAGTTCCTGATCGCCATGCCCAGTCTGGCCGAGCCGCCGTTTTCGCGCGGCGTGGCCTTCATCTGCCAGCACGATGAAGATGGTGCCGTCGGTTTGCTGGTGAACCAGCTCTCCGAATACCGCCTTGGCGACGTGCTTGCCCAGATGAAGCTGGAATGCAACGACCTGGACCTGGCCGATGCGCCGGTGCTCATCGGTGGCCCCGTCGCGCAGGAGCGCGGCTTCGTGCTTCACCGCGAGCCCGGCCACTGGGAATCGAGTTACCGCATCAACGACGAATGGTCAGTCACGACCTCGCGCGACATCCTCATCGCCATGGCCCATGGCGAAGGCCCGCGCCTGGCGATGATGGCGCTGGGCTACGCCGGCTGGAGCGCCGGTCAGCTCGAGCAGGAGCTGAAGGACAACACCTGGCTCACCGCCGAAGCCAGCGAGCGCGTGGTGTTCCACACGCCGCTCGAGGAGCGCTGGAGCGCCGCCGCCGGACTGGTGGGCGTCGATCCGCTGCAGCTGCCCGGCTACGCAGGGCACGCATGA
- a CDS encoding energy transducer TonB, translating into MSQPAVRTGADMFGATMLFSLLLHGVVILGITFTYVKAKPSLPTLDVTLVDVANREAPDKADFLAQANNSGGGESDKAARPSQLVSGDLPRPSNGVAPKPVEASAPRPQEATPDKLLTTTGNSHYSVSTDSAKLEQTPQDLPDSPDEVKRKQEMAQLAAEVRNQSQQYAKRPKKKFISSNTKEYVYAAYMRGWVDRVERVGNLNYPNEARRRGLHGDVLLTVTLNRDGSVKAIEVVQSSGQPLLDAAAQRIVRLAAPFPALPADKERIDELNITRTWQFMPNDTLHSR; encoded by the coding sequence GTGAGCCAACCCGCTGTCCGCACCGGCGCCGACATGTTCGGCGCCACGATGCTTTTCTCGCTGTTGCTGCACGGGGTGGTGATCCTGGGCATTACCTTCACCTACGTGAAGGCCAAGCCCAGCCTGCCCACGCTCGACGTGACCCTGGTGGACGTGGCCAACCGCGAGGCACCGGACAAGGCGGACTTCCTGGCGCAGGCCAACAACAGCGGCGGCGGCGAAAGCGACAAGGCCGCTCGCCCCTCCCAGCTTGTCTCGGGCGACCTGCCCCGCCCCTCCAACGGCGTGGCGCCCAAGCCGGTCGAGGCCAGCGCCCCACGGCCGCAGGAGGCCACTCCGGACAAGCTGCTCACCACCACCGGCAACAGCCACTACAGCGTCAGCACCGACAGCGCGAAGCTGGAGCAGACGCCGCAGGATCTCCCCGATTCGCCGGATGAAGTGAAGCGCAAGCAGGAGATGGCGCAGCTGGCGGCCGAGGTGCGCAACCAGAGCCAGCAGTACGCCAAGCGTCCGAAGAAGAAATTCATTTCGTCCAATACCAAGGAATACGTCTACGCGGCCTATATGCGTGGCTGGGTGGACCGCGTGGAACGCGTAGGCAACCTCAACTATCCCAACGAGGCCCGCCGCCGCGGCCTGCACGGCGACGTGCTGCTCACCGTCACGCTGAACCGCGACGGCTCGGTGAAAGCCATCGAAGTGGTGCAGAGTTCGGGACAGCCGCTGCTGGATGCCGCCGCGCAACGCATCGTGCGCCTTGCCGCGCCCTTCCCCGCACTGCCGGCGGACAAGGAGCGGATCGACGAGCTGAACATCACGCGCACCTGGCAGTTCATGCCCAACGACACGCTGCACAGCAGGTGA
- the gshB gene encoding glutathione synthase codes for MALKVAVLMDPIGSIKIAKDTTFAMLLEAQRRGHSLFYMEQGDLSARRGEPWARLAPLSVRDDPSGWFVLGEPQWTDLRQMDVVLMRKDPPVDSQFIYDTMVAELAERAGVTVVNRPQALRDCNEKLFALHFPQCMAPTLVSRDASELRAFVAEHGEVVLKPLDGMGGRGIFRVKAGDNNLNSMLETLIAAGPKGEHKQFTMAQKFIPEITSGDKRILVVDGEPVPYALARIPQGSDFRGNLAAGGRGVGVPLSDRDRWIVSQVAPELRRRGLLFVGLDVIGDYLTEINVTSPTCVRELDAQFGLNIAGQLFDVIEQQRTGTRAA; via the coding sequence ATGGCCCTCAAGGTCGCCGTACTGATGGACCCGATCGGCTCGATCAAGATCGCCAAGGACACCACCTTCGCCATGTTGCTGGAGGCCCAGCGCCGCGGCCACAGCCTGTTCTACATGGAGCAGGGCGACCTGTCCGCCCGCCGTGGCGAGCCCTGGGCCCGCCTGGCGCCCCTCTCCGTCCGGGACGACCCCTCCGGCTGGTTCGTGCTGGGCGAGCCCCAGTGGACCGACCTGCGCCAGATGGACGTGGTGCTGATGCGCAAGGATCCGCCGGTCGACTCCCAGTTCATCTACGACACCATGGTGGCCGAGCTGGCCGAGCGCGCCGGGGTGACCGTGGTCAACCGCCCCCAGGCCCTGCGCGACTGCAACGAGAAGCTGTTCGCCCTGCACTTCCCGCAGTGCATGGCCCCCACCCTGGTGAGCCGGGACGCCTCCGAGCTGCGCGCCTTCGTGGCGGAACACGGCGAGGTGGTGCTCAAGCCGCTCGATGGCATGGGCGGGCGCGGCATCTTCCGGGTGAAGGCCGGGGACAACAACCTGAACTCGATGCTGGAAACCCTGATCGCGGCCGGCCCCAAGGGCGAGCACAAGCAGTTCACCATGGCCCAGAAGTTCATCCCGGAGATCACCTCCGGCGACAAGCGCATCCTGGTGGTCGACGGCGAGCCGGTGCCTTACGCGCTGGCCCGCATCCCGCAGGGCAGCGATTTCCGCGGCAACCTGGCCGCCGGCGGCCGTGGCGTGGGCGTGCCGCTGAGCGACCGCGACCGCTGGATCGTGTCTCAGGTGGCGCCGGAACTGCGCCGCCGCGGCCTGCTTTTCGTAGGCCTGGACGTGATCGGTGACTACCTCACCGAGATCAACGTCACATCGCCGACGTGTGTCCGCGAACTGGACGCTCAATTCGGGCTTAATATTGCGGGTCAACTGTTCGACGTCATCGAGCAGCAACGAACCGGAACCCGAGCCGCGTGA
- a CDS encoding response regulator, with the protein MVIDDSKTIRRTAETLLKKEGCDVLTAVDGFEALAKISDQKPAIIFVDIMMPRLDGYQTCALIKNNPQFRGTPVIMLSSKDGLFDKARGRIVGAEQYLTKPFTRDELLGAIHRHVVTV; encoded by the coding sequence ATGGTTATCGACGACTCGAAAACCATCCGTCGTACCGCCGAAACCTTGCTGAAGAAGGAAGGTTGCGACGTGCTCACGGCGGTGGACGGTTTCGAGGCGCTCGCCAAGATCTCCGACCAGAAGCCCGCGATCATCTTCGTCGACATCATGATGCCGCGCCTCGACGGCTATCAGACGTGCGCGCTGATCAAGAACAACCCGCAGTTCCGCGGGACGCCCGTGATCATGCTGAGCTCGAAGGACGGCCTGTTCGACAAGGCACGCGGGCGCATCGTGGGCGCAGAACAATACTTGACCAAGCCGTTCACGCGAGATGAACTGCTGGGTGCAATCCATCGACATGTCGTTACGGTTTAA
- a CDS encoding response regulator, which yields MANILIIDDSPTDVRVFTTLLERAGYQVDSIGNAEDGIERVRERKPDLVIMDVIMPGMNGFQATRTLTRDPVTSGIPIVMITTKSMETDRVWGLRQGARAFITKPVNEKDLLACINDLLPSAA from the coding sequence GTGGCCAATATTCTCATCATCGACGACTCGCCGACGGACGTGCGCGTGTTCACCACGCTGCTCGAACGCGCGGGTTACCAGGTTGACTCCATCGGCAACGCGGAAGACGGCATTGAGCGCGTGCGCGAACGGAAGCCTGATCTGGTCATCATGGACGTCATCATGCCGGGCATGAATGGCTTCCAGGCCACGCGCACGCTGACGCGCGACCCGGTTACGTCAGGCATTCCGATCGTCATGATCACCACCAAGTCCATGGAGACCGACCGCGTGTGGGGCCTGCGCCAGGGTGCGCGTGCCTTCATCACCAAGCCGGTCAACGAAAAGGACCTGCTGGCCTGCATCAACGATCTTCTGCCCAGCGCGGCGTGA